The Saprospiraceae bacterium genomic interval TATGGATGGAATTTAAAGGTATGCGGATACATTCCGTGTTGATGGGCAGATATAATTACGACAATATACTTTCTGCCTGTGCGCTTGCATTTGCAAATGACATTGCATTGGAACAAATTAAAGCAGGGATAGAATCTTATGTTCCCGGGAACATGCGTTCTGAATGGATCGAAATAAATGGCTGTAAAATTTTACTCGATGCCTACAATGCCAACCCCAGTTCGATGCAGCAAAGTCTGAAGAGCTTTTCCGAAATGGATCATCCGGAGAAGTGGCTGGTTCTTGGAGAAATGGCAGAGTTGGGAGCATATTCAGAACAAGAGCATAAGGACCTGATGAAATTGGCTGCTCTGGGAGACTATCGCAAAATTTTATTTATTGGTAAAGCTTATGAATCCGTTGCAACCGATGATCGCATTCATTTTTTTGACGACCGCGAAGCATGTAAAAAATGGCTGGATGACCATTGGCCTGCCGCATCCATGATGCTCATTAAAGGTTCGAGATCATCCAAACTCGAACAACTTATCCGTTGATTTTTTCAAGAATCCGTTTTGGGATTTGTTCTTTAGCAGTGAGTTGGTATTCTTCGTAGGTGCAGGGAATCAATTGATTTGAAAATTCATTATCGACCAGGGGTTCCTCAAACCACCATTTGCCGGATTGTTCTGATTTATAAAAGTTTATTACGTAATCGATGCTGTGCAGATGAACCTGATAATTTGTCAATTGCCCCTTTTGGACAGCCTGATCTACTTGTTTCAAATGGCAACCTTCCCAATAGTACCAAACCATCTGTGCAACCAATTCTGAAGTTACTCCTCCGTGATCTCGTTGGTAATCCCAATCGGAGATCAGAAAAAGTTTATTGCGGTCAGATAATCCTGCCATTCTCGAAATCGCAGCAGCTTCTTCTGCATGCAATCCACTGGGATGTTGAGAAAAATTGGCCGGACAATCTGAAAATCGAATTGCATTCAAATCGAAATATATAATTTCTGATGATCTGATATACGGATCTGCGCATTGAGAATTGCTTCGCAACTCTCCAAGACGGATGGAATGATTGCTGGTTTGAATATCAGATTTAGAATAATGCCTTTGAAGTCCGATGAAATGCATTTCCTTCATGTACATGCAATGTGGATCCAGATTAGTAAAGGAAGAAGTTTGTTCGCTGATGATGCTTAACCGGTAGGGGTTAAAATGATTAGCCCACTGATTTTGCATTTCTTTTACCCAGTCAATGCCTGCTCCTGTGAGAATCACTGTTTTTTGTAAAGAAAACATCAGATGGTAAAGCATTGCAGCGTTTTCTTCCATTTTATCGGGATACAATTCACCTCCGTAACAAATCCCGGTTTCTTCAAACCACTCTGCAGAGAGACTTTCTAAATTATTCATCATCGGACTGTTTGCCGAAGCATGTGTATTAAAAAGTATCCATTTTGAATTTGGGTTAAGGTAGTAATTTGCGTCTTGTTTTAAAAAAACAGCAGCCAATTCTGATCTGGAATTGAAAAGCCCGGAGTTAGAAGAACCAAATGATTGCATAAAATAAAATTGAAGTACAAATATACATATTAATTTTTTATTTAATATGTAAACCTAAGTTTAAGAGTATGGATGCTTTGGAAAGGTATTTAAGTAAATCTCCTGAAATTGTTTTTGAATGGAACGATAGCCTGACCTCCGCAAAAGGGTGGGCGGTGATCAATTCTTTGAAAGGTGGGGCAGCCGGAGGCGGCACGCGCATGCGCAAAGGCCTTACTCAAATGGAAGTGGTTGAACTTGCCAAAACGATGGAAGTAAAGTTCAATCTATGTGGACCGGGTATCGGCGGTGCCAAATCCGGGATTGACTTTGATCCGCTTGATCCTCGCAAAAAAGAAGTCTTGATGCGCTGGTTTAAAGCGGTTGCACCCCTGTTAAAGACTTACTATGGAACAGCCGGAGATTTGAATGTCGACGAACGTATGGAAGTGAGTCCAATCCTAAATGAAATTGGGATTCAACACCCTCAGCAGGGGGTTCTGACGGGTCATTATGCTTTGGATCAGAATCAGAGTGCTGAGCGTCTCGAACGATTGAAAACCGGAACCTCATTAAAGATAACAGATCCCCATTTCACCCCGGAGAACAAAGCGGGGGCTTATACCACGGCAGATCTGATTACCGGATACGGCGTTTATGCTGCTATCAAAGCTTACTATAACCGATTTGCTCAAAATGGCATTCAAGGAAAACGATTTTTTATCCAGGGTTGGGGAAATGTGGGAGCTGCGGCCGGTTGGTACCTGGCGAAAGAGGGAGGTAAAATTGTTTTGATTCAGGATAAGTCGGCCTATTTTATAGATGAAAATGGAGCTGATTTTCAAAAAATTGAGCAATTGTTTACCGGAAGGGTAGCCAATACTTTACCGGATGGGGAAGGAGAACCAGGACAATATCCGATGGAACTATTAAAAAACCTGAAAATTGATGCCTTTGTTCCGGCAGCCGCATCGCGACTGGTTACAAGGAAGCTCGCCGAGACCTTGATTGATAGTGGGCTGGAACTTATAGCCTGCGGTGCCAATGTTGCTTTTGACGAAGATGCAATCATATTTGGCAGCTTATCGAAGGCTCTTGATGAACGAGTCGCGATATTGCCCGATTTTATTGCCAATTGTGGGGTTGCCAGACTTTTTTCATACCTGTTGTCCGGTCAGGGGAAGGTAGACCAAAGATCCATTTTTGAAGATGCATTTGGATTGATTTCCGATGCCGTGGAGCGCATCACTGAGTCGGGTCAAAAGCATCGAAATTTGATTGCCAATGGCTTGAAAATATATTTGTAATTAATTCTAAGTCATTGAAATAAAATACATTATAAATTTTAATATTTTTTTATATTAAGTTTAGGCAAAATGGCGGGGTTTTTGCATAACTTTGTTAGGACATATGTTATGCCCGTATCCTTTGACCAAAGTTCTCCGAATGAGGCTAAGATTAACCACATACTTTTTACTGCTGATTGGTGTAAGCTTGTCTTACGGACAAAGTACAGCCGTCCCACCTGATACAACGGCGGTAGATTCTTTCAAAGCGGGCCGGACTCCTCTACTCGAGGAAGATACCCAAACAGATATTGAAGTTGTGCCCCAAAAGGATGAAATGCAGTCGGCACCTGTTCAGTCAGAACCTACCCAGAATAGTCAACTGATCATCCAAAATGATCAGAATGCAAATAATCCACTAGGCACAATAACATTAGATACATCCAAAAATAATGCCCAGGCAAATGATCCCAATTCACTTTGGAAATCGGGCAAGTCGAAATATCCGCCTAAACCCAAACACATGTGGGAAATCGGATTGGGCGTAGGAAATTATTTTATCAGTGGCGATGTCGATTACTGTTTGCCAGGTTATGGATTTGCATTGCACGTAAGAAGGGCTTTGCATTATGCATTTTCCATCAGAGCTGAAGTTTTTTATGGGATTGCATACGGTCTGGAACCTCAACCTTACAGCAGTTCTCTCGATAATGAACAGGAGGTCTTTCAGGGTTATGGCACCAATTCCGGTGGTAATGCATGGTTTCCATCTTACCGGACGAAATACCTTTCAGCTTCGCTGCAGGGAGTACTCAATATTGGGAATATTCTTTTTCATAAAGATCGCAATGTCTGGAATTGGTACATGTTTGTTGGATTGGGTTTGGATCATCACGTCACCGAGCTCGACCTCAAAGATGAATATGGGGTTTATACCAATTTAGTAGGCATTACAAATTTTACAGTCGACCGATTCAATACAAGTAAAGGCCGTTCAGAGATCAAAGACAAACTGGAAAGCATTTACGACGGGAAATACGAAACCAGGGCACACGAACAAAATGGTATTT includes:
- a CDS encoding amino acid dehydrogenase, whose protein sequence is MDALERYLSKSPEIVFEWNDSLTSAKGWAVINSLKGGAAGGGTRMRKGLTQMEVVELAKTMEVKFNLCGPGIGGAKSGIDFDPLDPRKKEVLMRWFKAVAPLLKTYYGTAGDLNVDERMEVSPILNEIGIQHPQQGVLTGHYALDQNQSAERLERLKTGTSLKITDPHFTPENKAGAYTTADLITGYGVYAAIKAYYNRFAQNGIQGKRFFIQGWGNVGAAAGWYLAKEGGKIVLIQDKSAYFIDENGADFQKIEQLFTGRVANTLPDGEGEPGQYPMELLKNLKIDAFVPAAASRLVTRKLAETLIDSGLELIACGANVAFDEDAIIFGSLSKALDERVAILPDFIANCGVARLFSYLLSGQGKVDQRSIFEDAFGLISDAVERITESGQKHRNLIANGLKIYL